In Alosa alosa isolate M-15738 ecotype Scorff River chromosome 19, AALO_Geno_1.1, whole genome shotgun sequence, a genomic segment contains:
- the nusap1 gene encoding LOW QUALITY PROTEIN: nucleolar and spindle-associated protein 1 (The sequence of the model RefSeq protein was modified relative to this genomic sequence to represent the inferred CDS: inserted 2 bases in 1 codon), whose protein sequence is MDLDNFKYAELRRLAKEVGLKANLKADKLLKALKQHYEQQERNLSENENEVNEKISDEENNDSTQNXSPEQEPADFVTKRRGRGQKTKRKHDDIAKSDPKLSPSPVKSDGALDNLEEERRSSKRRKTSLTENTEAVAPVMEEKENKPEGPPEPASDKIDTEKSVRGEEKPLNRPAGKIPRAVGLMKKTKPVLRPTTPNFKKMHEAHFNKMESIDSYVQRKNKQIESFRNSVKELKTLSEKTNLKPIETKTNPKPADGIILAKPKVNRGSLFSPAAQERKPAQDRRRVTQLSASKSALKGNTVFNPSVISTTKINVRFSQATKDNEHKRSLIKTPARMSPHVTLTSTPAKKTTTAGKAGANTSVNSIIKTPGTTPFVFSGETSISNTPRTNKKSAFDLKASLSRPLTYKPHTGKLKPFGETQDNTLNKSQTVPSHQKNYKQHQVQTREDRRVKHTESRKQKKEKILGARRGLAMS, encoded by the exons ATGGATCTGGATAATTTTAAGTATGCTGAATTGCGACGACTTGCTAAAGAAGTTGGACTCAAGGCTAATTTGAAG GCAGACAAACTTCTGAAGGCCTTGAAACAACATTACGAACAGCAGGAGAGGAACCTCTCTGAAAAT GAGAATGAGGTTAACGAGAAGATCTCCGATGAGGAAAACAATGATTCTACCCAGAA GTCCCCAGAGCAGGAACCAGCTGATTTTGTGACAAAACGTCGGGGCAGGGGGCAGAAGACCAAAAGGAAGCACGACGATATTGCCAAATCTGATCCAAAGTTATCACCGAGTCCTGTTAAG agtgatggAGCACTGGATAAtctggaagaggagagaagaagttCCAAGAGAAGGAAGACTTCCTTGACAGAGAATACAGAGGCAGTGGCACCTgtgatggaggagaaggagaacaaGCCAGAAGGACCGCCTGAGCCTGCAAGTGACAAGATAGATACTGAAAAATCTGTGCGGG GTGAGGAGAAGCCTTTGAACCGACCTGCTGGCAAAATCCCACGTGCTGTTGGACTCATGAAGAAGACCAAGCCGGTCTTGAGGCCAACCACACCGA ACTTCAAGAAAATGCATGAGGCTCATTTTAACAAGATGGAGTCCATTGATTCCTATGTCCAAAGGAAGAACAAGCAAATTGAGTCTTTCAGGAACTCGGTGAAAGAACTGAAG ACTCTCTCAGAGAAAACCAACCTGAAACCAATagagacaaaaacaaacccCAAACCAGCAGATGGCATAATCCTAGCT AAGCCAAAGGTGAACAGAGGTTCCCTGTTCAGCCCTGCTGCCCAGGAGAGGAAGCCAGCCCAAGACAGGCGCAGAGTCACCCAGCTCTCAGCCAGCAAGTCTGCCCTAAAAGGCAACACCGTCTTCAACCCCTCTGTCATCTCCACCACCAAGATCAATGTCAG GTTTTCCCAAGCCACAAAGGACAATGAGCATAAGCGGTCCCTTATTAAGACTCCAGCTCGCATGTCCCCTCACGTGACACTCACATCAACTCCAGCAAAAAAAACCACCACTGCTGGAAAGGCTGGAGCAAACACTTCAGTCAACAGCATCATCAAAACTCCAG GAACGACACCATTTGTCTTCAGTGGAGAAACAAGCATTTCAAACACTCCACGTACAAACAAGAAGAGCGCATTTGATCTGAAGGCCAGTCTGTCTCGCCCCCTGACCTACAAGCCACACACAG GAAAACTCAAGCCATTTGGAGAAACTCAGGACAACACCCTCAACAAGTCTCAGACAGTTCCGTCCCACCAGAAGAATTACAAACAGCACCAAGTACAAACAAG AGAGGACCGGCGAGTGAAGCACACCGAAAGCAGGAagcagaagaaagagaagatacTTGGAGCCAGACGAGGCTTAGccatgtcttaa
- the ndufaf1 gene encoding complex I intermediate-associated protein 30, mitochondrial, giving the protein MAASRTGHLLLARLLGTSTKQLVWASASPFWSVPRRGYWRPGQPRERKWLWQRINFDFAKGVDGVRKNVGLLKDEFLQRWVGPEGKPLLEHMLEQTRVLWEFRGPESLNQWLVSSDREIGGRSEVYLKLGRNNNTCLLYGTLCSAPPRDGETRYSGYCTMRSEQLRASFDRKKHHDVSNFNTLHLRVRGDGRPWMINIGVENYFHHQRDDIYSYFLYTRGGPYWQDVKIPFSKFFLATRGRIQDDQHCLLLDKMNTIGFTLGDKADGPFQLEIDFIGVCNDPAHTEDFAYEVYKRNPEV; this is encoded by the exons ATGGCAGCTTCAAGAACTGGACACCTGCTCTTAGCCCGACTGCTCGGGACATCTACGAAACAACTTGTTTGGGCATCTGCTTCACCCTTTTGGTCTGTTCCTCGCAGGGGATATTGGCGACCTGGTCAACCCAGGGAGAGAAAATGGTTATGGCAAAGGATTAACTTTGATTTCGCTAAAGGGGTAGATGGAGTGCGGAAAAACGTGGGACTGTTAAAAGATGAGTTTCTGCAGCGCTGGGTCGGACCTGAAGGCAAGCCTCTTCTTGAGCACATGTTAGAGCAGACGCGGGTGTTGTGGGAATTTCGTGGACCAGAGAGCCTGAATCAGTGGCTTGTTTCCTCTGATCGGGAAATTGGTGGTCGCAGCGAGGTCTATCTGAAACTGGGTAGAAACAACAATACCTGTCTTCTGTACGGCACGCTATGCTCTGCCCCGCCAAGGGATGGAGAAACTCGCTACAGTGGGTACTGCACGATGCGCTCAGAGCAGCTTCGT GCCTCGTTTGATAGGAAGAAACACCACGACGTGTCCAACTTTAACACGTTACATTTGCGTGTACGTGGTGACGGGCGACCTTGGATGATAAACATCGGAGTAGAGAACTACTTCCACCATCAGAGAGATGACATCTATAGCTATTTTCTATATACACGCGGGGGCCCATACTGGCAAGATGTCAAG ATCCCATTTTCTAAGTTTTTCCTGGCCACCCGTGGGAGAATACAGGACGATCAACACTGTCTTCTACTAGACAAA ATGAACACCATTGGATTCACACTTGGGGACAAAGCAGACGGGCCATTCCAGCTGGAGATTGATTTCATTGGAGTGTGTAACGACCCTGCCCACACTGAGGACTTTGCTTATGAGGTTTATAAGAGAAATCCAGAAGTGTGA
- the oip5 gene encoding protein Mis18-beta → MSCSQHSSFSSVSDTDCSLSSIILEKFKDVNLDVGQSANCRIDYKNTLVLLCAKCNIILGDSLGVCGEYADLNSVICLKVTEDVMVKGDQKPSLEGPLATCIYSSLQCSGCFSVVGGVLQATPPHLSAVRDYFLLQKDRINCYHIMNSTMVDGSTLNFEQKSIGEEISKLKQELESEMKRLELLKDLLCRGH, encoded by the exons ATGTCATGCAGCCAACATAGCTCGTTTAGTTCTGTCAGTGACACAGATTGTTCTCTATCCAGCATTATATTGGAGAAATTCAAGGACGTTAATTTGGATGTAGGCCAATCCGCAAACTGCAGAATTGATTACAAAAACACCCTAGTGTTACTTTGTGCTAAATGCAATATAATCTTGGGCGACTCCCTTGGAGTATGTGGCGAATATGCTGACTTGAACTCTGTCATCTGTTTAA AAGTCACTGAAGATGTGATGGTCAAAGGCGATCAGAAGCCCAGCCTTGAGGGCCCACTTGCTACTTG tATATACTCTTCTCTTCAGTGCTCTGGCTGTTTTTCAGTTGTTGGTGGAGTGCTGCAGGCAACCCCACCACATTTGTCAGCAGTGCGTGATTATTTTCTCCTACAGAAAGACCGCATTAACTG TTATCATATAATGAACAGCACAATGGTGGATGGATCCACTCTCAACTTTGAGCAAAAATCCATTGGCGAGGAAATCTCCAAG CTCAAACAGGAGCTAGAAAGTGAGATGAAGAGACTGGAGCTCCTAAAGGATTTGCTCTGCCGAGGACATTAA
- the chp1 gene encoding calcineurin B homologous protein 1, translating to MGSRASSLLREEDIEEIKKETGFSHSQITRLYSRFHSLDKGENGALSREDFQRIPELAINPLGDRIINAFFPEGEDQVNFRGFMRTLAHFRPVEDNEKNKDPDAGEPLNSRSNKLLFAFRLYDLDRDDKISRDELLQVLRMMVGVNISDEQLGSIADRTIQEADTNGDMCISFSEFIKVLEKVDVEQKMSIRFLH from the exons ATGGGGTCCAGAGCGTCGTCATTACTCAGAGAGGAGGACATCGAAGAAATCAAAAAGGAGACTGGAT TCTCCCATAGTCAGATCACACGTCTCTATAGCCGATTCCACAGCCTAGATAAAGGAGAAAATGGAGCGCTCAG CCGCGAAGACTTCCAAAGGATCCCTGAGTTGGCGATTAATCCTCTAGGTGACCGCATAATCAATGCCTTCTTTCCAGAGGG CGAGGACCAGGTGAACTTCCGCGGCTTCATGCGCACGCTGGCTCACTTCCGGCCCGTGGAGGACAACGAGAAGAACAAGGACCCGGACGCTGGAGAGCCCCTCAACAGCAGGAGCAATAAGCTGCTCT TTGCTTTCCGGTTGTATGATCTGGACCGAGATGACAAAATCTCCAGAGATGAGCTCTTACAG GTCCTTAGAATGATGGTGGgcgtgaacatttcagatgagCAGCTGGGCAGTATCGCTGATAGAACCATCCAGGAAGCGGACACCAACGGAGACATGTGCATCTCCTTCAGCGAGTTCATCAAG GTGTTGGAGAAGGTTGACGTGGAGCAGAAGATGAGCATCCGATTCTTGCACTAA